The proteins below are encoded in one region of Campylobacter rectus:
- a CDS encoding type II toxin-antitoxin system HicB family antitoxin yields MKKDLNYYLNLPYEIVVRKLTDDEGGGYFAYYKDFKGVMGDGESEAEAISDVKEAFKFCIQTDLKEGVVIPEPQGEEKRVRVNVSLPKSLLDAIDRVSSNRLAFLRKTTNTALNA; encoded by the coding sequence ATGAAAAAAGACCTGAATTACTATCTAAATTTACCTTATGAGATCGTAGTTAGAAAGCTAACCGATGATGAGGGTGGCGGATATTTCGCGTATTATAAGGATTTTAAAGGCGTTATGGGAGATGGAGAGAGCGAAGCAGAAGCGATATCCGACGTGAAAGAGGCTTTTAAATTTTGTATTCAGACCGATTTGAAAGAGGGTGTTGTGATACCTGAACCTCAAGGCGAAGAAAAGCGCGTAAGGGTAAACGTGAGCCTGCCTAAGTCGCTGCTTGATGCTATAGATAGAGTCAGCTCAAACCGATTGGCATTTTTGAGGAAGACTACAAATACGGCTTTAAACGCCTAA